A window of the Chlorocebus sabaeus isolate Y175 chromosome 8, mChlSab1.0.hap1, whole genome shotgun sequence genome harbors these coding sequences:
- the PPP1R3B gene encoding protein phosphatase 1 regulatory subunit 3B, which produces MMAVDIEYRYDCMAPSLRRERFAFKISPKPSKPLRPCIQLSSKKEASGMVAPAVQEKKVKKRVSFADNQGLALTMVKVFSEFDDPLDIPFNITELLDSIVSLTTAESESFVLDFSQPSADYLDFRNRLQADHVCLENCVLKDRAIAGTVKVQNLAFEKTVKIRMTFDTWKSYTDFPCQYVKDTYAGSDRDTFSFDISLPEKIQSYERMEFAVYYECNGQTHWDSNRGKNYRIIRAELKSTQGTTKPHNGPDLGISFDQFGSPRCSYGLFPEWPSYLGYEKLGPYY; this is translated from the coding sequence ATGATGGCTGTGGACATCGAGTACAGATACGACTGCATGGCTCCTTCCTTGCGCCGGGAGAGGTTTGCCTTTAAGATCTCACCAAAGCCCAGCAAACCACTGAGGCCTTGTATTCAGCTGAGCAGCAAGAAGGAAGCCAGTGGAATGGTGGCCCCGGCTGTCCAGGAGAAGAAGGTGAAAAAGCGGGTGTCCTTCGCAGACAACCAAGGGCTGGCCTTGACAATGGTCAAAGTGTTCTCAGAATTCGATGACCCGCTAGATATCCCATTCAACATCACCGAGCTCCTAGACAGCATTGTGAGCTTGACGACAGCAGAGAGCGAGAGCTTTGTTCTGGATTTTTCCCAGCCCTCCGCAGATTACTTAGACTTTAGAAATCGACTTCAGGCTGACCACGTCTGCCTTGAGAACTGTGTGCTCAAGGACAGGGCCATTGCAGGCACTGTGAAGGTTCAGAACCTTGCATTTGAGAAGACCGTGAAAATAAGGATGACGTTTGACACCTGGAAGAGCTACACAGACTTTCCTTGTCAGTACGTGAAGGACACTTATGCTGGTTCAGACAGGGACACGTTCTCCTTCGATATCAGCTTGCCCGAGAAGATTCAGTCTTACGAAAGAATGGAGTTTGCTGTGTACTACGAGTGCAATGGACAGACGCACTGGGACAGCAACAGAGGCAAGAACTATAGGATCATCCGGGCTGAGTTAAAATCCACCCAGGGAACGACCAAGCCCCACAATGGACCGGATTTGGGAATATCCTTTGACCAATTTGGAAGCCCTCGGTGTTCCTATGGTCTGTTTCCAGAGTGGCCAAGTTACTTGGGATACGAAAAGCTAGGGCCCTACTACTAG